Below is a window of Flavobacterium sp. N2820 DNA.
TGAAATCCCTAAATGTGAAGTTAAATTCTCAGATATGGATATTATGGCGCACCCAGAAGAACATCCTGGTGATCCAGAAAAATTCAAGGCTGAGTGGGATAAGTTTAAATTATGGCCATTAGTTATGAAAAATGACGAATTGGTAGAAAGAGCTTACTCAATGGCTTCTTACCCAGCGGAAGGAAGAAAAATTATGTTGAACGTTCGTATTGCAACTCCTCCATTTGATAGAGCTACAAACGATTGGATGAAAGTAAATCCAGGTATTGCTTCTTCATATGTGTTCTCTAGAAAAGCAGGTGATCCAGTTGTAGTTTCAGGACCTTACGGAGAATTCTTCATCAACGAATCTGAAGCAGAAATGTTGTATGTAGGTGGTGGAGCTGGTATGGCGCCAATGCGTTCGCACTTGTACCACTTATTCCGTACAGTTAAAACAGGAAGAAAAGTTACATATTGGTACGGAGGTCGTTCTAAACGTGAATTGTTCTACACAGACCATTTCAGAGCGTTAGAGAAAGATTTTCCAAATTTTAAATTCTATTTGGCTTTATCTGAACCACAACCTGAAGATAACTGGAAAGTGAAAGAAGGAATCGACGGAGAAGGTGACGGATTCGTAGGATTTATTCACAATGTGGTAATTGATAATTATTTATCAAAACATGACAATCCAGAAGATATTGAATTGTATTTCTGTGGACCACCAATGATGAACAAAGCGGTTCAAAAAATGGGTGAAGACTTCGGTTTAGATCCAGAAAACATTAGATTTGACGACTTTGGAGGTTAATCCAAATTTTAAATACCAAAACCGATTCAGAAATGAGTCGGTTTTTTTATGCTTTCAAATAGAATAACTACCTTTGCTTAATGGAACCATTATCACTACAAGACTTACATCATTTGGCCATGAATCACGTGGGAAAAGAACTCGAAAAACAAGGATTTGAGTTCATTGCCATTAATAGCCAATTGAAAAAACATCCACAATTTGTTTGCGTTGATAAACCAACGAATACCTTGCATTTTGTAATGGTACAAGCCGTTACATATCCAGATAATCCTTCCGAATACGATGTTTTGTTTATGGAAACCTTCATCAATCACGCCAAAGGGAAAAAGGCTAAAGTGTTGTATGCTGGAGTTGGTTTTGCTAACGCAGAAGATTTCGAAAAGCCAGTTTTTAAAAATCAAGATTATATTTTAAATTATGAAGGAATTAAAGAGATTTTATAGCGTTCTAGTTGTTGCAGTTTTATTTATTTCATGTGATAAAACCACAAATTTTTTCGCCATTCAAGGCGAAGCACAAGGGAGTACGTATTCCATCAAATATATTTCAAACGAAGAAAAAGTAACTAAAAATCAAATCGATTCGTTGTTAACTGCTTTCGATTTATCACTTTCTACCTATCGACCAGATTCTAAAATTTCAAAGATAAATGCTGGTGATTTAACTGTTGTAGTAGATGATTTTTTTACAGAAACATTCCAACTTTCGAATCAAATTTATAAAGAAACGAAAGGTTTGTTTGACCCAACAATTGGTGTTTTAGTAAATGCATATGGATTTGGTCCAAATAAAAAGCAAGAAAATCTGTCTCAAAAACAAATCGATAGTTTATTGCAGTTTGTTGGTTTTGATAAGATTTCTTTAAATTCAAACAAAACTATTTCGAAAAAATACAACCAAACTTTCATCGATTTTAATGCTATTGCACAAGGCTATTCCGTTGATGTTGTTGTGAATTATTTAAAATCGAAAGGAATTGAAAATGCGATTGTTGAAATTGGAGGTGAATTATTCGCTTTAGGAAAAAACACGATTGAAAATAAAAATTGGGTAGTAGGAATCGATGATCCATTGCAAAAGCCAGAAGAACGTACTTTAATTGCTAAAGTAAATTTAGAAAACTTAGGAATGGCAACTTCAGGAAACTATCGTAAAGTAATGGTTGATGAAGTTACTGGTAAAAAATTCGTGCACATTATCAATCCAAAAACAGGTTTAGCACAAAAAAATCATGTATTAAGTGCTACAGTTTTATCAAAATCATCAGGTTTGTCTGATGGGTATGCAACTGCATTTATGCTAATGAATTTAGAAGAAAGTAAAGCATTTTTACAACAACATTCTGAATTGTATGTTATGCTTTTATATGCAGATTCAAATAATAAAATGCAACGTTTTACTACAGATAATTTTAATAAATTAATTAAAGAGTAATAAAAAAGGCTTTCAAATCGAAAGCCTTTTTTTATTTATAACAAACTGGAATAATTTCTCCTTTTGCTAAACAATATTTTTCTACTAATTCAGGTGCAATTGTTTGGGTATAGTCTACTTCGTTTACTTTAAAACCAATACTTCTTAGTTTATCGAAGTAATCTCTTCCATAAACTCTTACATGGTCATATTGCCCAAATATTTTTGCGCGTTCTTTTGGGTCTGTTATCGAATCATCTGCAAATGTTATCGCTCTTGATAAATCTTGTGGAATTTGGAAAATCCCCATTCCGCCCGGTTTTAAAACACGATATAATTCTTGCATTGCCTTTGTATCATCAGGAATGTGTTCCAAAACGTGATTACACAAAATAATGTCATACGAATTATCTTCAAAAGGTAAGTTACAAATATCTGCTTTAACATCGGCTAAAGGTGAAAATAAATCGGTAGTCGTATAATCTAAATTCGATTGTTTCTTAAAACGTTTGTAAAATTCTTGTTCTGGCGCAAAGTGTAATACTTTTTTTGGTGCCGTAAAAAAATCCGTTTCGTTTTGTAAATACAACCACAACAAGCGGTGTCTTTCTAATGAAAGCGTACTTGGTGATAAAACATTGTTTCGTTGTGTTCCATAACCATATGGTAAAAACATACTAAAGCTTTTCCCATCAATTGGATCTGTAAATCGACTTCCTTTTAATAAAAAAGCTAAAATTGGACGTACTACAATACTTAATCGAATCAATATTGGACGAGGAATGGTGTTTAATATAAGTTTAAAAAGTTTTTTCATTAAAGTAAAGTTATGTTATGGCGTATATGATGAAAAATAGAATTGTAAGTGCGATGATTATCCCAAAATATAATCCGAAGAAAAGCAATAAATATTTTATTGCTGAGACAATACTTTGTTTTAAGTTTTGATTATATAATTCTTTAAAAGCATAAAGCGTGAAAAGTATGAATAAAAACAAAAATAGTATAGAATAAGTACCAAAACTCATTCCTAGCATATTTACTAAAATCACTTGTAATACCAGTGATATAAACCCTAAGTTTGTTTGTAAATAACTGTTAAATACTAAATGTTCAAAAAAATTATGTCCTTTTTTAATGAATATAATATAACTAGTTAAAGCATATATTGGAATTAATAACAACACAAAAAAGTTATAATAACTCATTAGTGATTCCGTATAGCCTTCCATGAAACCTTTCATGTCTATTTTAGGAACATTGCTTGAGGAATTTGTCGAATTATAACCGTTTGTGAATCCTTCTGAATAATCCATAATTATTTCCATGGGGAAAAATTTATAGAAAAAAACTGCTATCGTAGCATATAAAATTATATACGAAAAAGGTTGAAAGTATTTTTTTCTGGCACCAGTAATGTAAGCTTCTAATACATCTTTCGGATTTTTAAATAAGCCAAAAAAAGTTCTCCAAAAATTATTATCCCAACTAAAAAATGGACCAACAAATTCTTCCCAAGTTCCTTTTAATGAAAGTCTGTCATGTACAATTTTTGAACCACAACTAGAACAAAACTGAGCATTGTTGTCAAGCTGAAAATTACAGGTTTTACAATTCATAGGTTAAATAAGTTAATTATAATACTAATGGTTTTTGTCTCAATCCATCTTCTTCATTACTCACAATTCCTAAAGCATCATAAATATATGCAAATGTTGATAACAACTCCGGTTTCCCATTTACAAT
It encodes the following:
- the nqrF gene encoding NADH:ubiquinone reductase (Na(+)-transporting) subunit F, yielding MFSITELITYSILAFLVLILLMVFMLLYAKSKLVNSGAVKIKINGENEIEVSGGSTLLTTLGNNKIFLPSACGGGGSCLQCKCKVLDGGGEPLPTEIPNFSRKELADGWRLGCQVKVKQDMIIEVPEEIFGIKKFEAKVYSNYNVASFIKEFIVELPDDMHYEAGGYIQIEIPKCEVKFSDMDIMAHPEEHPGDPEKFKAEWDKFKLWPLVMKNDELVERAYSMASYPAEGRKIMLNVRIATPPFDRATNDWMKVNPGIASSYVFSRKAGDPVVVSGPYGEFFINESEAEMLYVGGGAGMAPMRSHLYHLFRTVKTGRKVTYWYGGRSKRELFYTDHFRALEKDFPNFKFYLALSEPQPEDNWKVKEGIDGEGDGFVGFIHNVVIDNYLSKHDNPEDIELYFCGPPMMNKAVQKMGEDFGLDPENIRFDDFGG
- a CDS encoding Na(+)-translocating NADH-quinone reductase subunit F, which gives rise to MEPLSLQDLHHLAMNHVGKELEKQGFEFIAINSQLKKHPQFVCVDKPTNTLHFVMVQAVTYPDNPSEYDVLFMETFINHAKGKKAKVLYAGVGFANAEDFEKPVFKNQDYILNYEGIKEIL
- a CDS encoding FAD:protein FMN transferase, translating into MKELKRFYSVLVVAVLFISCDKTTNFFAIQGEAQGSTYSIKYISNEEKVTKNQIDSLLTAFDLSLSTYRPDSKISKINAGDLTVVVDDFFTETFQLSNQIYKETKGLFDPTIGVLVNAYGFGPNKKQENLSQKQIDSLLQFVGFDKISLNSNKTISKKYNQTFIDFNAIAQGYSVDVVVNYLKSKGIENAIVEIGGELFALGKNTIENKNWVVGIDDPLQKPEERTLIAKVNLENLGMATSGNYRKVMVDEVTGKKFVHIINPKTGLAQKNHVLSATVLSKSSGLSDGYATAFMLMNLEESKAFLQQHSELYVMLLYADSNNKMQRFTTDNFNKLIKE
- a CDS encoding class I SAM-dependent methyltransferase, with the translated sequence MKKLFKLILNTIPRPILIRLSIVVRPILAFLLKGSRFTDPIDGKSFSMFLPYGYGTQRNNVLSPSTLSLERHRLLWLYLQNETDFFTAPKKVLHFAPEQEFYKRFKKQSNLDYTTTDLFSPLADVKADICNLPFEDNSYDIILCNHVLEHIPDDTKAMQELYRVLKPGGMGIFQIPQDLSRAITFADDSITDPKERAKIFGQYDHVRVYGRDYFDKLRSIGFKVNEVDYTQTIAPELVEKYCLAKGEIIPVCYK
- a CDS encoding DUF3667 domain-containing protein, whose protein sequence is MNCKTCNFQLDNNAQFCSSCGSKIVHDRLSLKGTWEEFVGPFFSWDNNFWRTFFGLFKNPKDVLEAYITGARKKYFQPFSYIILYATIAVFFYKFFPMEIIMDYSEGFTNGYNSTNSSSNVPKIDMKGFMEGYTESLMSYYNFFVLLLIPIYALTSYIIFIKKGHNFFEHLVFNSYLQTNLGFISLVLQVILVNMLGMSFGTYSILFLFLFILFTLYAFKELYNQNLKQSIVSAIKYLLLFFGLYFGIIIALTILFFIIYAIT